Genomic segment of bacterium:
GCTGCGAATCGTGCTGACCAACGACGACGGCTTCGAGACCGAGAACATTCAGGCGCTCTTCGATGCGCTCGTCGACGCGGGCCATGACGTGATCATGGCCGCGCCCTATCTGGGCCAGAGCGGAACCGGCGGGCAGATCGCTTTCCTGCGGCCGATCCTGCCGACGTCGGAGCCGTCGGAGGGGGGACTGCTTCCGGCGGGCTCGCCCGGCGTCGGGCCGACCACGATCGCGCCCCAGCAATTCTACGTCGACGGGTCGCCGGCGGCGTCGGTACTCTACGGGATCGACGTCGCAGCAGAGCAGATCTTCGGAGGGCCGCCCGACCTGGTGTTGTCCGGCCCGAACGAGGGCAACAACCTCGGCCTCGTCACGCCTCACTCGGGTACGCTGGGTGCGACGGTGACCGCACTCAACCTCGGGATCCCGGCGATCGCGATCAGCGCGGACAGCGAGGACGAGACGGCCGAGGAGGCGGAGCTGATCGCGGCGATCACGCTTCGCGTCGTGGAAGCGGTCGCCGGCCGCCACGGAATCCGCTTGCCCCACGGCACCGGCCTGAACGTGAACATCCCGGACGTCGACCCGGCGAACTCGGCGGACGACTACGACTTCGCGCTGACCCACGTCGGGACGGCCACGAACATCGGCCTGCAGTTCTACGAGCAGATCGGCGACAGCCCGATCGCCGTCGCGTTCGGAATCCCGGCGGGCACGCCCTTCCCGGGTGTCTCGGTCGAGATCCCGTACACGGTGGCCGGCTATGCCGAGGACACGTCCACGCGAAGCGAGGGCAACGTGCTCGGCGGCACGACGGTGACGGTGAGCCCGATCCAGGGCACCTACCAGGCCGACTTCTTCCGGAGTCTCGTCGTGCGGCGCAGCTTGCGGGGTCTCTTCCACTGAGGCGCTGAAGCGATGTGCCGATGATCACGGGCCGCTCGTCCGCCGATCTCGGATCGGTCCGACGGGCGGCCCGTCGACGCTCGGCGCCGGGTTCTCGGCGGAGACCGCTATCTTCCAGCCATGCCCGCGACGCCGGACCTCGTCGAGCTCGTTCGCTGCCCCGCTTGTGGGGCGAGTCCGTCCGCGGGCGAATCGAGCCTCGACTGTGCGTCCTGTGGTGCCTTCTATCCGATCCACGACGGGATCCCCTGGCTCTACCGCGATGTCCCCGGTTCGCGGGCGCAGTGGGCCGCCAAGCTCCAGCGCTTCCGCACGGAGCTGCTCGCAGAACTCGACGAGCTCGACGCGGCGATCGCGCGCGACGACCTCGTCGACTCG
This window contains:
- the surE gene encoding 5'/3'-nucleotidase SurE, whose protein sequence is MKKIEIRIRKSLWVTLVALLLAPAASWAEGGSSLRIVLTNDDGFETENIQALFDALVDAGHDVIMAAPYLGQSGTGGQIAFLRPILPTSEPSEGGLLPAGSPGVGPTTIAPQQFYVDGSPAASVLYGIDVAAEQIFGGPPDLVLSGPNEGNNLGLVTPHSGTLGATVTALNLGIPAIAISADSEDETAEEAELIAAITLRVVEAVAGRHGIRLPHGTGLNVNIPDVDPANSADDYDFALTHVGTATNIGLQFYEQIGDSPIAVAFGIPAGTPFPGVSVEIPYTVAGYAEDTSTRSEGNVLGGTTVTVSPIQGTYQADFFRSLVVRRSLRGLFH